The Tolypothrix sp. PCC 7712 region CGGCTCAAAAGGCTCGTGTTCTACGTGATACTGCAATAGATCCCCGCTTGCGCCCAATTTTAAATAGCCAAACTCAAGTTTATTACCATTCAGCCTTAGCAATGTTTGTTGCAGGATGGGAAGCTTATATTGAGGAACTGGTTCGTAACTTTTTTGATGTCACTGCAAACCCTTTAAACCCACATTTTCATGCTGTTCATTCTATTGCTAACAATGCAGCAGAGCGATCACTTAAACAATTTAATACGCCAAATGCGGAAAATTCACGTAATCTTCTGGTTCAATATACTGGTTACGACCCTATCAACGATTGGGTATGGTCAAGAAGAAGCATGAACGCACTAGCCACTCGACAAATGCTAAACGATATTTTGCAAGTAAGACACAGTTTTGCACATGGCTTTCCCATTCCTGCATATTCATGGACACAAACACCAACTGGAAAAGTTAGACTCACGGCTAAAGCTATAAAGGATGTTGATGCACTGTTACAGTATCTCGTAAATGTTACCGACCTTGGTATGAAACAAAATATTCAAATAACTTATGGCATAGTTCTACCTTGGTGATAAATCTAATTATTTATATAAAACCGTGAGTTTGAACCATAACTATATTGATAGCTGTTAGCTGTGATCGCTGTTTCACTTCTGGGTCTATTGTGAGGGTAGGACTTTCGCATTACGTTACAAACTCATCACAGTTGTAAATTTTTCTAAAATTTAGGACGTTTTACTCCTCAAATAAAAATGCAAGATTGGCGCGTTCAAGATAAATTCCCAGATTGATGCGATCGCACCAGAAATTTTGCAGCGATCTGAAGTATTGTAATTCCATAGTCCAGGCCTGGGTTTTTACAATGTGTCAACTGCTGGGAATGAATTGCAATACCCCAACAGATATCTGCTTTTCTTTTGAAGGTTTTTCTCTTCGGGGAGGAAGAACTGACGATCATTGCGATGGTTGGGGTATTGCTTTTTTTGAAGGTAAAGGATGTCGGATTTTTTTAGATGCTAAAGCCTCTGTTCATTCACCAGTGGCAGATTTAGTCAGACGTTATCCGATTCATTCTACTCATGTAATTGCTCATATTCGCAAAGCTACACAAGGTGACATCGCTTTGCAAAATTGTCACCCTTTCCAAAGAGAACTTTGGGGTAGATATTGGGTATTTGCTCATAACGGCAATTTACCAGACTTTAATCCGGCGAATATGGGCTTTTATAAAGCTGTGGGCGATACCGATAGCGAAAAGGCATTCTGTATCATCTTAGAAACTTTGCGGCAAAAGTTTCCTGAAGGAAAGCCACCGCTAGAAGAACTGTATTCTACCCTCAGTAAAGTTACTGCTGAGATTGCAGCACAGGGCGTGTTTAATTACTTACTATCGGATGGGGAACACTTTTTTGCTTACTGTTCCACTAAACTAAGCTATATAGTACGCCAAGCGCCGTTTGCAGCAGCTCATTTAATCGATCAGGATATGACAGTGGATTTTCGCGAGTTGACTTCACCACGCGATCGCGTCGCCATTATTGCCACTACTCCCCTGACTGACAATGAAGTTTGGACAATTTTGGAACCCGGACAACTCCTAGTGTTTCAGGATGGTTTACCAATAAAATCAGTAGAGCGGTGCAATTAAAGATAGCTAAGGCGGTCATTTGTCATTGGTGATTTGTCATTGGTAAGGATTTCAAGTCTATTAACGTTTCTGAGATTTGTTTTCACCGACTTACTTAGTCATCTAATATTGTCAGAATTCATCACCTCACAATGAGGTTTTCAACCAATTAATATTCAAATATAAATTTTATATTTATGTACGAACTTTACCCACCAATTGAACCCTATAAACAAGGTTATTTACAGGTATCAGAATTACATAAAATTCATTTTGAAGAGTCAGGAAATCCCCAAGGAAAGCCCATAGTTTTATTACATGGGGGCCCTGGTGGAGGCTGTCCACCTTTTTATCGGCAATATTTCAATCCTGAAAAGTGGCGCTTGGTGATGTTTGATCAACGCGGTTGCGGTAAAAGTACACCCCATGCCGAATTGCGAGAAAATACGACTTGGGATTTAGTGAATGATATTGAAAAACTGCGGGAATATTTAGGAATAGAAAAATGGGCAGTATTTGGCGGTAGTTGGGGCAGTACCCTGTCATTAGCATATAGTCAAACCCATCCCGAACGTTGTGCAGGGCTAATTTTACGCGGTATATTTATGCTGCGACAAAAGGAATTACGCTGGTTTTATCAAGAAGGTGCTAGCTATATTTTTCCTGATGCATGGGAAGAATATCTGAAACCAATTCCTATTGCTGAACGGGATGATTTGCTAACAGCTTATTATCAACGTTTAACT contains the following coding sequences:
- a CDS encoding class II glutamine amidotransferase gives rise to the protein MCQLLGMNCNTPTDICFSFEGFSLRGGRTDDHCDGWGIAFFEGKGCRIFLDAKASVHSPVADLVRRYPIHSTHVIAHIRKATQGDIALQNCHPFQRELWGRYWVFAHNGNLPDFNPANMGFYKAVGDTDSEKAFCIILETLRQKFPEGKPPLEELYSTLSKVTAEIAAQGVFNYLLSDGEHFFAYCSTKLSYIVRQAPFAAAHLIDQDMTVDFRELTSPRDRVAIIATTPLTDNEVWTILEPGQLLVFQDGLPIKSVERCN
- a CDS encoding HEPN domain-containing protein, coding for MPSPAALKYDIAAQKARVLRDTAIDPRLRPILNSQTQVYYHSALAMFVAGWEAYIEELVRNFFDVTANPLNPHFHAVHSIANNAAERSLKQFNTPNAENSRNLLVQYTGYDPINDWVWSRRSMNALATRQMLNDILQVRHSFAHGFPIPAYSWTQTPTGKVRLTAKAIKDVDALLQYLVNVTDLGMKQNIQITYGIVLPW
- the pip gene encoding prolyl aminopeptidase; the encoded protein is MYELYPPIEPYKQGYLQVSELHKIHFEESGNPQGKPIVLLHGGPGGGCPPFYRQYFNPEKWRLVMFDQRGCGKSTPHAELRENTTWDLVNDIEKLREYLGIEKWAVFGGSWGSTLSLAYSQTHPERCAGLILRGIFMLRQKELRWFYQEGASYIFPDAWEEYLKPIPIAERDDLLTAYYQRLTSPDTQIRLEAARAWSIWEASTSRLFPDTALMRNFGQNDFAEAFARIECHYFINQGFLESENQLLSNVEKIRHIPAVIVQGRYDVVCPMVSAWELHRAWPEAEFIVVPDAGHSMSEPGIRSALIAATDKFAINS